The Lytechinus variegatus isolate NC3 chromosome 7, Lvar_3.0, whole genome shotgun sequence genome includes the window TTGAGATAGAGGGGGTGAATCTCGCCTCTCTGGCCCGATATCTAAAGATGGATTTCTGGACCACTCCATTTCATCAGGGCCTACAAACAGCTTTCTGGGTACCTGGGTCTCTCATTCATCAGTGCCCACAAACAGCAATCTGGAATCATCACAAGCCACAGTCTTCTAGGTACCTGGGACTCTTCAAGTGCTCAACAGCATTCTgggaatattttgttttgagaaACAACCAAAGTGTATATAACACATGCTCTTCAGTTTTCAAGAAATTGGAACAAATGCGAATTTCTTCTAAAGAGTTGCCGATATAAGTAGAGGCTTGCAGATGATCTCTTTCATGATTTCCACTACAGCCCTGATGTACAAGAACATTTGTCAGATATCTGTGATTTGCTTGGAAAATGCATGTAAAATTCCAACAGAAAGGGTTGCCCATCAGTGGCTGTCAGTTTATGTTTGATGCCGGAATGTTGAAATGCTAGAAGCCTTGACCACCTTCTACTTTGCATGGGCTGATGGAGACAATCTTCCAGCATGTGAATCCATAATCAATGATTTAGTAAGGAAAGTTGATCCTGCAAAGTTCCTTGTAAACAAGAAGCAGTTTGACAGCAATTTTACCAAACTGAAATCTAAGCAACTTACAGCTAAAAACTTGCTAGGAAGAAATGGATTGTTGAACAGCTGTTGAACTTGCATGCATGTATGAATCTGTACTGTAGTGCATGATGAACTTACAGAACTCTTTCGAAGTTTCCTAGCATGTTTCCTGAAACACGAGACATTGTGGGATTTGTCAGCTAGACAGCTGGTGGACTTAGTAATTATGATGGTAATGAGGAAAAAGATGGCGCCCTACTAAGTCAAACCGTATTATTTCTCATCGTGGaaaatttctgtaaaatcatttaaaaatgagTGGAAAGAAAAGACAGATGGACAAAATGGACGTTTTACCAAGGATTTCCCAATACTTCACCCCTTCTGGCTCAGTTTCAGACAGAACAGATATGGACATCGATGAAAATTTGGATGTTCCACTTGAAAATCTCACTCAGCAGTCAGTGCTTAATATTGGAATCAGTGAAGTAGGCCAGGACTCGCAGGAGTCGCACCCGCAAGCTGCCGGGGAAAGGAGAGGGAAAAAGACGAAGACAAACCACGGGCGGAGAAGAAGCGAAAGATTAATGGAGATGAAAAGGTGCAGGCAAGTACTACCACTGAAGATTTACTAGCAAGGCTTCTTGACAGAATGGATCAAATGAACTCAAAGTTCAATGACATTGTGGCCAGATTAGACTTATCACTTGCTCAGATTGATAACAataagagagagatagaagaaGTAAATGAAAAGTAAGAAGGGATTGAGATTGACATTGGttcaatcaaagaaaaattgcatgcacaagaaaaggagaatgaGAAGCTATGCGAACGTCTGACTGACCTATCCGCCAGGGGAATGAGAAACACACTTGTGTTCCAAGGCTTACCAGAGGGTGCTGAGAACAAGAATTGTGAAAATTTGATCCAGTCATTTGCCAAGTCGCATTTGCAGATTGAAGCTGAAGTAATCATCGAAAGGGCACATCGCAGCGGAAGCACCTCATCACCTCGACCAAGGCCGATTATTGCAGCTTTTAATCGGTACTCGACCAAAAATATGATCTTGGTAAATGCACGTTGCTTCTTGAAGCGGAGAAACCCTTTGAGCACAATGGAAAGCATCCTATTTGCGATTCACATCAAGAAGCTGAAAGAGGAAAATACAAGGAGAGTGGTGTACTTCAAGTATCCTGCTCGCATCTTCTACAAAGAAGGAAAAGACGGGAAGGAGAGAGAATACAAGATGAAATAACTCAAAACgtcaaaggaaagaaaatgttatCATTCCACATCAAAATGCcggaaacattaaaaaaacaacacacaaaaacatgaataatgataTAGAGTTGGACTTACCTTGTCTACTTAAAAACAATAAGAACTGTCATGAACTGTTTCCAAGAGTGAACTTTTGTACATGAATATGTGGAAAACCACtcaaaggagaaaaggaaagaccACGATGTAGAGCGCCACCTTGATCTCCCTAAGGCATACAGAAGAACTAGCCTTCGTTATGATttgttttctgtgttttttgttTGCTGAACCTGATTGTTTAATATATGTTGAACCTGGACAAATTTTTCAGCTTTTACATCAGgtctgtttgtttgttattttttattttatttttttgtaattgctaCAGTGATTCCTATATGATTATTGTTCTTTTAATGTTATACAATTATGTAATTCCTGTATGATTGTTGTTTTGTAATGTaacaaaaaatcttgaaaatcaataaaatttggaaaatataaaaaaaattatgatggtaatcTTTTGAAAGGATAAAAAATATGGCGGCGTAGGTGTAAAGACGTGTGCAGAGACCTCATAAGTTATAACCTCTCAAACTCTTGGATTTACTTGAACTTCAAGTGATTTTTCAATCTTCAGTTGATTATGAGTAAATATAATCTCCGGAAACCCAACACTACTAAGGctaaaaaacaaggaaaatctGCAGAAAAAGTGATTTGAAAGCTAAAATGCTATCAGCAGGCGAAGCGACCACACCCAACAATGAAGGCTCCACGGCGCCAGCTGATAGACCCGATTCAGGTGGTGGTATCCCACAAGCAGCCAAAGCCGCAATGGATGATTACTTTCGACAGACTACAGCTAGTTTTTAGTCTATGATTCGAAATGCCATGGATAGCCTACTTGAGAATGTCCGGAGAGTAGAAACTGAACTAGGAAAGGTAATTGAGTTTGAGAGCAAAAGGTAGGAAACTTGGAGAAAAGAAGTTGATGTACTACGCGACAAGGTTGTACATCTGGAATTAGATATCAACAAGGGAGAAAGATTTTCACGCCGAAATAATTTTCGACTTGTGGGGATCAAGGAAGCTGATAATTCGTCTCAGGAAGATTGCGTGTCCCTCGTTGAAGAGATCTTACGGGATAAGTTTGGCATAGCTACACGCATCGAGAGGGCTCATCGCGTTGGGGCAAAACGTCATAATCGGCCATGTCACATACTCGTCAAGATGCTCTATTATCAcgataaaataaaagtaataaaaaagcACCCCTGAAAAGCTCAAGAATGCAGGTTGATGATCTCACCAGGATGGATCTAATTGGGAAGTGAAAGTGGGCTGTACGAGTCAAGACCTTGTATAACTCAAAATTGGATTAGATATGAGGGAAAAATATCCCTCAGAATGCATCAAAGAGCATCTAAGAACCCCACAccccaaaacaaattttcaggcTTACGAGCAATTTGCCACTGGCATCCCTggaatataaagaaatgaatgataatCTAGGAGATGAAGAAGTGGTGGCTGTAAGATTGGAAAACCAGTcaacaatgctgaaaatatgtGTCCGCATGAAAACAACATGGATTGAATGTCAAAGGACCAATTGGATcatcgcagcttcgcaatgtcagtCATTGTCatactgactgtaggctcaaacatgatagatggcgatGTCTGGTCAGTATTGAGGCCTAGCGCTAGCTAGCAAGgcatgtgttgtttttccctGGGAAATTAAAAGAGAACGTGAACAAATGTTTGCGCTGCCCCCTTATTAACTGGAAAATTATCCTATCTAAGTTTTTTTTGGTGATTTGgttgagatattttcatgaaaaatgtggTTGTAGGTAAACTATGTTGGGAAAtgtatgtaatcaaagtgagttcCCCGCTGGGAGCATCGGTGTAGACTGTGCTGGGCATCGTGCTAACTCCAGCTTGCCATGTGCAAACATATTTGGTACATCGCAAGAGCAAGGCCAGGGGAGCTGCATGAGTACATAGGCCAAACAGgatatattttgtgatttatcATCTGACTTTTCCATCGAATTTGAACATGTTTGCAAGAATATattaatgatcatcatcaccaggtTCTTTGGATTATGATTCTCTGTCACTGCACTGGATATGATTACGCAGCCAAGATGAGTACGAAAGAGATTGAGAGAACGGACGATATCAAGGCATTGGAAGTGAACGTTAAGAACAAATGGAACTGGTCATGGATGGAGGATAAAGATAACAATGGAGATTTTATGTTGGAATATATTCGCAAGATAAACCTGGTGTGGTTGCTTTGTGTATTTGGTGCAACAAACAACTGACGTATGCTTCAAGCAGCAGAGTTTTTGTGAACATGCCGCGAAAGGAATTCATCAGAAAAGCAGCATCTAACAACTACCAGTCAGTCTTTCAAACCTTTTGATCACAATGAGGTAAGAAACCACCTTtgaaaaacacacacactcaaacaaaaacaaatatgaagaACCAAATCAGTGTGATTGTCTGGGGATCTTACTGGTCTCAAGATGGGTTAGATTTGCTGCTGCCTCTTCACTATCCACCATACCGGTACCATGTTATAGGGAGTCGTCACTGTCCATGGACACTGCCCCtgcctgcaaaaaaaaaatcagggtttttGGAGGACACCTAGTGACATCCCTGATAAATTGGactttgaaatgttgaaagaAATTATTAAATAGTTCGTGTGAGACAAGAAAGCATGAAGGAAGCAATCATCACCAATGACGGACCAATTTGAGTGAAGATATAAAGACACCATCAATAATGTCCACAAAAGGAAAATGCTGCAATCATGGTATGGAACTCGCGATACTATGGTCCGACTGTTCTTATCTTGTCCGGATCTTTCTATTATCCGGACAAACacttgccaatttttttttcaatctagtACAAGgggaaatgaaattttaatctAACATCAAAATTCCTATGTTTAATtgtatcatttattttatcttgtaCATACATTGTAACCATTGCAATTCAGTCTTTGGACTGCGAGAAtggatattttcaataaaatcctTCAATCAATCAAACTCACTTTGATTTCCCAGTATAGTCAACCTGcaaccaaattattttttatgaagtaATTTTTTCACTTCTTGCGAACTCGTCATGTTCACTTCATGCTTCTCGCACGTCTTGAGGAGTTAGTCAACCTCTGTACTACCCACGCGGTCCTTTTCTACTACCTTTATTTTGGATATTAATTTACTCACGGAATATCATTTCGGATACATTGCATTTTCATGTCGGACCTTTAGTTACGTATTATTTCATGAGCTCATTTTCGCGATCAAGAAACGCgacatgtttatttaatttcatctaCCGGGATTTGTGCAATATACTTGGACTTCATTTTCGCGGTGATAAAAACTATTTGACCTGAGCGCTTCACGTCGTTCATCGCTCAGCTACCATTGCCCCGAACTCTTCGCGGACACTCATCTCGCGTCTCGGTCCAGTTGGTGGTCATTCACCTGCCATCGATCTACACCTCTTCGAACTTCACAGTTTTCCGGTGAGTTGGAAAGTAACTTATTTTGGAGTAAGCTTTATTTTAACAACACACAGTCTTACTTTCCACATTGGTGACCCCGACGTGATTTTTCGTTCGCTTACTTTTTCTCCGGAATTCTGTTTCACATCATTTAATTATCGTGGATAAACCTATACCGGTAGCTATGGAGCAAACTGTGCAGCAGCCCGGTGCTCTTGCCGCCGGTGTTAGCGTCAAGCTACCCCCGTTCTGGCCCGATGATCCGGTGCTATGGTTCGCTCAAGTCGAGGCACAATTCTCAACTCGAGGCATTACCAGTGAGAAAACTATGTATCACTACGTGGTTTCATCTCTGCAACCTGAGTATGCTGCTGCAGTTCGGGATTTACTTGTCTCTCCACCCTCTACCAATCCATATCAAGTTCTGAAAAGTGAATTAACGAAACGCACTTCAGTTTCGGAACAGAAGAGACTGAACCAGCTTTTAATTGCAGAAGAGCTTGGAGACCGCTCGCCTACTCAACTCCTTCGCCGCATGGAACAGTTACTTGGAGGAAAAGAGCttgaagtcagcattttccGACAGCTTTTCTTGCAGAGACTTCCTAATCAAGTTCAGACTGTCCTTGCTCCATGCAGTGATTCTATGACAATTACTCAGTTGGCTGAAATGGCAGACAAGATCATTGAAGTCAGTTCTCCTTCCACGTCTGGTCTCCCTATTTCAAATGTGACTACCTCCGATCCTTCACCATCGACACGATCAGACCCGGAGGAATTCAAGAGACTGTCAAGCCAAGTTCAGCAGTTGACTTTGCAGGTCCAGTCGCTCACCAAGGTGCTTCATCAGGATCGTGGTCGCTCAAGTACCAGGTCTTCGAGACGGAATCGAAGCCGTAGTCGCAGTCGTGGTAACAATCCAAAAGGCGCACGCCAATTCGATACACACGCAGGTGGTGAATGCTGGTATCATTGGCAATTCGGGAAAGATGCCAAGAAGTGTTCGTCTCCGTGTTCCTGGCAGGATAAACCACATCCTTCTTCGACCCAGGGAAACGCTCATGCCAGCGAGTAGCGGCGACCGACTCGTTTGGTAGAAGCTCACCCCCGAGTCGCCTTTTTCACGTTTATGACAAGTCTACAAGAACTAAATTTCTTATTGATACCGGAGCAGAGGTCAGCATTTTGCCAGTAACTcagaaacttgtttcaaataCCCAGCCTACTTCCGTCAAACTTCAAGCAGTGAATAGCTCGCCTATTTCTACATATGGGCAGAAATCCCTTACGCTGGATTTGGGGCTGAGGAGAACTTTTCGCTGGATCTTCATAATAGCAGACTTGCCATCAGCCATCATCGGTGCCGATTTTTTACGAGAATTTGGTTTGCTCGTGGATGTTAAAAATCGGAGACTCATCGACAGTACTACAAACTTCATAGTTAATGGTATTCACGCCAGCGGGGAGTATGTAACGCCTACCATCATGACTGCTATTTCTTCTTCACATTACGACACCCTCCTTCGAGAGTATCCCGACATCGTGAGGCCGATTTACAAGTATGGCGAGGTCAAACACGGAACAACACACCACATCTCAACtccaaaaatttcaaaaaattcaGAAATCACTTACATGAGGGCTAAATGCATTTGTACACACGCTTTCTTCTACTGACATTACTGAAAGCCAGCAAGATGCGTTAGCACTTTTGTGCAATGCCAACTTTGAGATAAATTGCATGAGGAAGGAGTTGATAAAACCTGCCATGAACCCTCACTTTCGGCACCTTTGTAAGCCTACCACACCAGTCACTGACTTGCTGTTTGGAAACTTGAGCAAACAAGTTAGAGAGCTCAAAGAGGAA containing:
- the LOC121418049 gene encoding uncharacterized protein LOC121418049, giving the protein MEQTVQQPGALAAGVSVKLPPFWPDDPVLWFAQVEAQFSTRGITSEKTMYHYVVSSLQPEYAAAVRDLLVSPPSTNPYQVLKSELTKRTSVSEQKRLNQLLIAEELGDRSPTQLLRRMEQLLGGKELEVSIFRQLFLQRLPNQVQTVLAPCSDSMTITQLAEMADKIIEVSSPSTSGLPISNVTTSDPSPSTRSDPEEFKRLSSQVQQLTLQVQSLTKVLHQDRGRSSTRSSRRNRSRSRSRGNNPKGARQFDTHAGGECWYHWQFGKDAKKCSSPCSWQDKPHPSSTQGNAHASE